In Rhinatrema bivittatum chromosome 1, aRhiBiv1.1, whole genome shotgun sequence, a single genomic region encodes these proteins:
- the FOXE1 gene encoding forkhead box protein E1 encodes MTAERQPSPARAPPAGAGLQRAPSFAMPVVKVEKEAEACGPAGPPQPEEPARGSRRRKRAPQRGKPPYSYIALIAMAIAHAPERRLTLGAIYKFITERFPFYRDNPKKWQNSIRHNLTLNDCFVKIPREPGRPGKGNYWALDPHAEDMFDSGSFLRRRKRFKRCDLSTYPAYLHPPHPHELFPPGPAARPLYPAYGQQLAPYPAPAGFGVVGSLLEPPSPELGSCTFAGGGYQGQGCGGAGLPRAAYAHCPLPGNPGAGQIFGAPARLASPPLLAGEGVDFYGRMSPGPYPSPLGGYSGSGQLGGGSGASYLRQAAYAGTMERFVPAM; translated from the coding sequence atgACCGCGGAAAGGCAGCCGTCGCCTGCCAGAGCCCCCCCGGCCGGGGCCGGCCTTCAGCGGGCCCCCAGCTTCGCCATGCCGGTGGTCAAGGTGGAGAAGGAGGCCGAGGCCTGCGGCCCCGCCGGGCCCCCCCAGCCGGAAGAGCCCGCCCGGGGCAGCCGGAGGCGGAAGAGGGCGCCGCAGAGGGGCAAGCCGCCCTACAGCTACATCGCCCTCATCGCCATGGCCATCGCCCACGCGCCCGAGCGCCGGCTCACGCTGGGCGCCATCTACAAGTTCATCACGGAGCGCTTCCCCTTCTACCGCGACAACCCCAAGAAGTGGCAGAACTCCATCCGCCACAACCTGACGCTGAACGACTGCTTCGTCAAGATCCCCCGCGAGCCGGGCCGCCCGGGCAAGGGCAACTACTGGGCCCTGGACCCGCACGCCGAGGACATGTTCGACAGCGGCAGCTTCCTGCGCCGGAGGAAGCGCTTCAAGCGCTGCGACCTCAGCACCTACCCGGCCTACCTGCACCCCCCGCACCCGCACGAGCTCTTCCCCCCCGGGCCGGCGGCCAGGCCCCTGTACCCCGCTTACGGCCAGCAGCTCGCCCCCTACCCGGCCCCCGCGGGCTTCGGCGTCGTCGGCAGCCTGCTGGAGCCCCCCAGCCCCGAGCTGGGCTCCTGCACCTTCGCCGGGGGCGGCTACCAGGGGCAGGGCTGCGGGGGCGCCGGGCTGCCCCGGGCGGCCTACGCGCACTGCCCGCTGCCCGGGAACCCGGGCGCCGGCCAGATCTTCGGGGCCCCCGCTCGCCTGGCCTCGCCGCCCCTGCTAGCCGGCGAGGGCGTGGACTTCTACGGCCGGATGTCCCCGGGCCCCTACCCCTCCCCGCTCGGCGGCTACAGTGGCAGCGGGCAGctgggcggcggcagcggcgccTCCTACCTCCGGCAGGCCGCCTACGCGGGCACCATGGAGAGGTTCGTGCCGGCCATGTGA